Proteins encoded within one genomic window of Candidatus Hepatoplasma crinochetorum Av:
- the dnaE gene encoding DNA polymerase III subunit alpha — protein MIKSDLNINLITKSSFNFFTSLLKLEDIINFALDNNYQNACLVEKDTMYLIYPFIKACAKNNLKAIIGLEISALNIILFAKNLNGYYKLVKISSIINTEENNKEIDIYLNDDDLIVLNNYQNFPQHLVVNEKQFEALKIFNEIGNKKSPIIQEKLLKNSKFIEKYGNDIAEKYQKIIEQINLQFEFNKKFKLPSFSIDSKFKDQDQYLYFLLNESLKKYFKKSKYALLNQKKYQKRLDYEFSVIKKMKFTNYFLIVFDLIRYARNKEIYVGPGRGSAAGSIVAFLLNITLADPIKLNLYFERFLNPDRISFPDIDIDIEDERREELFLYLRNKYHKDHFAQIITFQSLKAKMSLKDVFRFLKISPSEANRVTKILDDRISLQESYKKNKNFKYLIEENINFAKGYQIAKEIEGLPRQFSTHAAGIVISYQKIDNLVPIQKGYSNQYNQTQYSMNYLEENQLLKIDLLGLRNLTFLKKIINLIKNTENKEINLQKIDYKDQKVFKLLMQGKTLGIFQLESPGMSDVLMKIKPTEFEDIVATISLFRPGPIKQIDHYIKRKNQQEKISYLIPQLEPILKKTYGIIIYQEQIMEIAQKISKFTLAKADLLRKAISKKNSEELNLLKHDFIDGAINNNYSKEIAIKIYDLIFEFALYGFNRSHAVSYSFITYWLAYLKTYYPQEFIVCLLNQSIGNDNKTIQYIEEAQYFKIKVKYPDINATNYNYFLKDDQIFLALEVINGLGKQTINELTKERNNGKYLDFIDFVVRMQKIKLSIKQLEFLIKGGALDSFLLTRNTMLNNLKIISEYAKLVLLKDGDNYKIDYSIVDEKPKLKEYEKDNYQQFEKEALGFLLEANDFIKYQNKLSKKQSKDLLLIKELNLIQDQDIKVFGIINSIRKIKTKNNQEMAFLEIKDQSEKISITIWPRKYQELEQKLKIGIGIIIRGKIDLRRNKTIILDQAEIIV, from the coding sequence ATGATAAAATCAGATTTAAATATAAATTTAATTACAAAGTCATCTTTTAATTTTTTTACTTCTCTTCTAAAATTAGAAGATATTATTAATTTTGCATTAGATAATAATTATCAAAATGCCTGTCTTGTAGAAAAAGATACAATGTATCTTATTTATCCTTTTATAAAAGCTTGTGCTAAAAATAATTTAAAAGCAATTATTGGTCTTGAAATTAGTGCATTAAACATTATTTTATTTGCAAAAAATTTAAATGGATATTATAAATTAGTAAAAATTTCTTCAATCATAAATACAGAAGAAAATAATAAAGAAATTGATATTTATTTAAATGATGATGATTTAATAGTATTAAATAATTATCAAAACTTTCCACAACATCTAGTAGTAAATGAAAAACAATTTGAAGCATTAAAAATATTTAATGAAATAGGAAATAAAAAATCACCAATAATTCAAGAAAAGCTACTTAAAAATAGCAAATTTATCGAAAAATATGGAAATGATATTGCAGAAAAATATCAAAAAATTATTGAGCAAATAAATCTACAATTTGAATTTAATAAAAAATTTAAATTACCTTCTTTTTCAATTGATTCTAAATTTAAAGATCAAGATCAATATTTATATTTTTTATTAAATGAAAGCTTAAAAAAATATTTTAAAAAAAGTAAATATGCTTTATTAAATCAAAAAAAATACCAAAAAAGACTAGATTATGAATTTTCCGTAATCAAAAAAATGAAATTTACTAATTATTTTTTAATAGTATTTGATTTAATAAGATATGCTAGAAATAAAGAAATATATGTTGGACCAGGAAGAGGATCTGCTGCTGGTTCAATTGTTGCTTTTCTTTTAAATATTACATTAGCTGATCCAATTAAATTAAATCTTTATTTTGAAAGATTTTTAAATCCTGATCGAATTTCTTTTCCTGATATCGATATCGATATTGAAGATGAAAGAAGAGAAGAATTATTTCTTTATTTAAGAAATAAATATCATAAAGATCATTTTGCACAAATTATAACTTTTCAATCTTTAAAAGCAAAAATGTCCCTAAAAGATGTTTTTCGTTTTTTAAAAATTTCTCCTTCTGAAGCAAATAGAGTAACAAAAATTTTAGATGATCGAATTAGTTTACAAGAATCATATAAAAAAAATAAAAATTTTAAATACTTGATCGAAGAAAATATCAATTTTGCAAAAGGATATCAAATTGCAAAGGAAATCGAAGGACTTCCTAGACAATTTTCAACACATGCTGCAGGAATTGTAATTTCTTATCAAAAAATTGATAATTTAGTTCCCATTCAAAAAGGTTATAGTAATCAATATAATCAAACACAATATTCAATGAATTATCTTGAAGAAAATCAATTATTAAAAATTGATCTTTTAGGATTAAGAAATCTTACCTTTCTTAAAAAAATTATTAATTTAATAAAGAATACAGAAAACAAAGAAATTAATTTACAAAAGATAGATTATAAAGATCAAAAAGTTTTTAAATTATTAATGCAAGGAAAAACTTTAGGTATTTTTCAACTTGAATCCCCAGGAATGAGTGATGTATTAATGAAAATCAAACCAACAGAATTTGAAGACATTGTTGCCACAATTTCTCTTTTTCGTCCTGGTCCGATTAAGCAAATTGATCACTATATAAAAAGAAAAAATCAACAAGAAAAAATTTCTTATCTTATTCCTCAATTAGAACCTATTCTTAAAAAAACATATGGAATTATTATCTACCAAGAACAAATAATGGAAATAGCACAAAAAATTTCTAAATTTACACTTGCAAAAGCAGATTTATTAAGAAAAGCAATTTCAAAGAAAAATAGCGAAGAACTTAATTTATTAAAACATGATTTTATTGATGGTGCTATTAATAATAATTATTCAAAAGAAATTGCAATTAAAATTTACGATTTAATATTTGAGTTTGCTCTTTATGGTTTTAATCGTTCACATGCTGTTTCTTATTCTTTTATTACATATTGATTAGCATATCTTAAAACTTACTATCCACAAGAATTTATTGTCTGTTTATTAAATCAATCAATTGGAAATGATAATAAAACAATCCAATACATTGAAGAAGCTCAATATTTTAAAATTAAAGTAAAATATCCTGATATAAACGCAACAAATTACAATTATTTTTTAAAAGATGATCAAATTTTTCTTGCATTAGAAGTTATTAATGGTTTAGGAAAGCAAACAATAAATGAATTAACAAAAGAAAGAAATAATGGAAAATATCTTGATTTTATAGATTTTGTTGTTCGTATGCAAAAAATTAAATTATCAATTAAGCAACTTGAATTTTTAATTAAAGGAGGAGCATTAGATTCTTTTTTACTTACAAGAAATACAATGCTTAATAATCTAAAGATAATTTCTGAATATGCAAAACTTGTTTTATTAAAAGATGGTGATAATTATAAAATTGATTATTCAATAGTTGATGAAAAACCAAAATTAAAAGAATACGAAAAAGATAATTATCAACAATTTGAAAAGGAAGCATTAGGATTTTTATTGGAAGCTAATGATTTTATTAAATATCAAAATAAATTATCAAAAAAACAAAGTAAAGATTTACTTTTGATAAAAGAATTAAATCTAATTCAAGATCAAGATATAAAAGTTTTTGGAATTATAAATTCCATACGTAAAATTAAGACAAAAAATAATCAAGAAATGGCTTTTTTAGAGATTAAAGATCAATCGGAAAAAATCTCAATTACCATTTGACCAAGAAAATATCAAGAGCTAGAACAAAAATTAAAAATAGGAATAGGAATTATTATTCGTGGTAAGATAGATTTAAGAAGAAATAAAACAATTATTCTTGATCAAGCTGAAATAATTGTATAG
- a CDS encoding heavy metal translocating P-type ATPase, with amino-acid sequence METEIKATKKRISFDILKFRLFKLIIGIIILIIFLWTEILMIFNSDSNLLPDLFVNIWWQFSLSTIILILISYEYLINSIRDAFKKTISDDLLVTISVFTSYIFSIIAIGINFTDLKANNWLITNFNNGDSLYLLFAAFVEVSVIIYIGRIIEFYVTEKTVNEITAINDLFVEEAIILKNKKEQKIATKDLKENDIIICYPGEVIPVDGIILKGEALINEASFTGESKLVKKIRNSDVYGGTITDQYLKIKVKYKLQDSLISKIHQGILKAKEAKSDYQKIADKVVIFMIPTILILGFIALTLWSIFAGWEKGLLVMVTVFVTACPCSFAMITPLSILVANGVALKQEIIFNSKRPFEKKQIINAIAFDKTGTITTGKLAIKKTNLNKENLKLVYSIELYSKHPIATSIIENYKNLFKDNFNLKIKTIVGDGLEAKYNNKTYYLGSLEFAKKILNKNNNKKNFIKSDEIVIYLFTKEKIIGYIELEDEIRKDSYQVINSLKAKNIEIFMITGDHKNVALKIAKKVGIKSENVFYQTLPSEKASIIEKLKNQNYSVGFVGDGINDAIALETSDLGISLGSGSALALQSSDITIRNDDLNLVDQALNISQKTLKTIYIGLIVASIYNIILIPLALGGILVPSIAAIAMAINDTLAVIIAASLKRLNFKKNKKN; translated from the coding sequence ATGGAAACAGAAATAAAAGCAACAAAGAAAAGAATTTCTTTTGATATTTTAAAATTTCGTTTATTTAAATTAATTATCGGAATTATTATTCTAATAATTTTTCTTTGAACAGAGATTTTAATGATTTTTAATTCTGATTCAAATTTACTTCCAGATTTATTTGTAAATATTTGATGACAATTTTCTCTTTCTACAATAATTCTTATTTTAATAAGTTACGAATATTTAATAAATTCAATTAGAGATGCTTTTAAAAAAACAATTTCAGATGATTTATTAGTTACAATTTCTGTTTTTACTTCTTATATTTTTTCAATAATTGCAATAGGAATAAATTTTACAGATTTAAAAGCAAATAATTGGCTTATTACAAATTTTAATAATGGTGATTCTTTATATCTTTTGTTTGCAGCTTTTGTCGAAGTATCTGTAATTATTTATATTGGAAGAATAATTGAATTTTACGTTACAGAAAAAACAGTAAATGAAATTACTGCAATTAATGATTTATTTGTAGAAGAAGCAATTATCTTAAAAAACAAAAAAGAACAAAAAATCGCAACAAAAGATTTAAAAGAAAATGATATTATAATTTGTTATCCTGGAGAAGTAATTCCAGTAGATGGAATTATTTTAAAAGGAGAAGCTTTAATAAATGAAGCTTCATTTACAGGTGAATCAAAATTAGTTAAAAAAATAAGAAATAGTGATGTTTACGGTGGAACAATTACAGATCAATATTTAAAAATAAAAGTTAAATATAAATTGCAAGATTCTCTTATTAGTAAAATTCACCAAGGAATATTAAAAGCAAAAGAAGCAAAATCTGATTATCAAAAAATAGCTGATAAAGTTGTTATATTTATGATTCCTACTATTTTAATATTAGGATTTATAGCACTTACACTTTGATCAATCTTTGCTGGATGAGAAAAAGGATTATTAGTAATGGTTACTGTTTTTGTTACAGCTTGTCCTTGTTCTTTTGCAATGATTACCCCTCTTTCAATTCTTGTAGCAAATGGTGTTGCTTTAAAGCAAGAAATTATCTTTAATTCGAAACGTCCCTTTGAGAAAAAACAAATTATAAATGCAATTGCTTTTGATAAAACAGGAACAATTACAACAGGTAAATTAGCAATTAAAAAAACTAATTTAAATAAAGAGAATTTAAAATTAGTTTATTCAATTGAATTATATTCAAAACATCCAATTGCAACATCAATAATTGAAAATTATAAAAATTTATTCAAAGATAATTTTAATTTAAAAATTAAAACTATCGTAGGTGATGGATTAGAAGCAAAATATAATAATAAAACTTATTATTTAGGTTCTTTGGAATTTGCAAAAAAAATTTTAAACAAAAATAATAATAAAAAAAATTTTATTAAAAGTGATGAAATAGTTATCTATTTATTTACAAAAGAAAAAATAATTGGTTATATTGAACTTGAAGATGAAATTAGAAAAGATTCATATCAAGTAATAAATTCCTTAAAAGCAAAAAATATTGAGATTTTTATGATTACAGGTGATCATAAAAATGTTGCTTTAAAAATTGCAAAAAAAGTTGGAATTAAATCCGAAAATGTCTTTTATCAAACTCTACCTTCTGAAAAAGCTTCAATTATTGAAAAATTAAAAAATCAAAATTACAGTGTTGGTTTTGTCGGTGATGGAATAAATGATGCAATTGCTCTTGAAACAAGTGATTTGGGAATATCTCTTGGTTCAGGTTCTGCTCTTGCTTTACAATCAAGCGATATTACAATTAGAAATGATGATTTAAATCTTGTTGATCAAGCATTAAATATTTCGCAAAAAACATTAAAAACAATTTATATTGGTCTTATTGTTGCTAGTATATATAATATAATTTTAATCCCTTTAGCTTTAGGAGGAATATTAGTTCCTTCAATTGCTGCAATTGCAATGGCTATAAATGATACATTAGCAGTTATTATTGCAGCTAGTTTAAAAAGATTAAATTTTAAAAAAAATAAGAAAAATTAA
- the cas2 gene encoding CRISPR-associated endonuclease Cas2, translated as MNILLFYDLPTITKNDQRNFNKFRNNLIKLGFIMIQESVYMKPCYNHDWVKRTKIRIKQILPEKGDIRIIIVTNKQYSEIEILKGRKSLQESYTNDEDFLII; from the coding sequence ATGAATATTCTTCTTTTTTATGATTTACCAACAATTACAAAAAATGATCAAAGAAATTTTAATAAATTTCGAAATAATTTAATTAAATTAGGTTTTATTATGATTCAAGAATCTGTATATATGAAACCTTGCTATAATCATGATTGAGTAAAAAGAACAAAAATTAGAATTAAACAAATCCTTCCAGAAAAAGGAGATATTAGAATAATTATTGTAACAAATAAACAATATAGCGAAATAGAAATATTAAAAGGAAGAAAGAGTTTACAAGAATCTTATACAAATGATGAAGATTTTTTAATTATCTAA
- the cas1 gene encoding type II CRISPR-associated endonuclease Cas1, with the protein MLIFDYMSWRTIYIKNDQNMRVENNSLIVTGDQEKLKFYIKDIDTIIIDNTRTNISIPAIIELNKENIPIIINNRSHDPSSLILNLSGHHNPLKNFNMQLELSLRDKQRVWKQIIVQKIINQKNLLTDLKNKINLSKDDLEKMKIYLKKVNQGDTKNMEAVAAKFYFKKLFGIYHYFVRRDDNPINGALNYGYKILASRISSSIVKFGLNPAIGFKHKDQLNYFNLTYDLIEPFRPLIDWIVYENNELIQNDHLELIIRIRLIKVLSLEVIIDGKVTKVRHAIDIMVKSIISFLENKKENLLLPELHLPLNLREKEKNELQGIPF; encoded by the coding sequence ATGTTAATCTTTGATTATATGAGTTGGAGAACAATATATATAAAAAATGACCAAAATATGCGGGTCGAAAATAACTCATTAATTGTAACTGGAGATCAAGAAAAATTAAAATTCTACATAAAAGATATAGATACAATAATAATTGATAATACAAGAACAAATATTTCAATTCCAGCAATTATTGAATTAAATAAAGAAAATATTCCAATAATTATAAATAATAGATCGCACGATCCTTCTTCTTTAATTCTTAATCTTTCCGGACATCATAATCCTCTTAAGAATTTTAATATGCAATTAGAATTATCATTAAGAGATAAACAGAGAGTTTGAAAGCAAATTATTGTCCAGAAAATAATAAATCAAAAAAATTTACTTACAGATTTAAAAAATAAAATAAATTTATCAAAAGATGATCTTGAAAAAATGAAGATATATCTTAAAAAAGTAAATCAAGGTGATACTAAGAATATGGAAGCTGTTGCTGCTAAATTTTATTTCAAAAAATTATTTGGAATATATCATTATTTTGTAAGAAGAGATGATAATCCTATAAATGGTGCTTTAAATTATGGATATAAGATTCTAGCAAGTAGAATTTCTTCTTCTATTGTAAAATTTGGTTTAAACCCTGCAATTGGATTTAAACATAAAGATCAACTTAATTATTTTAATCTTACTTATGATTTAATAGAACCTTTTAGACCTTTAATAGATTGAATAGTTTATGAAAATAATGAATTAATTCAAAATGATCATCTTGAATTAATTATAAGAATAAGATTAATAAAGGTTTTATCACTTGAAGTTATAATTGACGGAAAAGTAACAAAGGTAAGGCATGCAATAGATATTATGGTTAAATCAATTATTTCTTTTTTAGAAAATAAAAAAGAAAATTTATTGCTTCCTGAACTTCATCTTCCCTTAAATTTGCGAGAAAAAGAAAAAAATGAACTACAGGGAATCCCGTTTTAG
- a CDS encoding alpha,alpha-phosphotrehalase, with protein MKKEDLVVYEIYVKSFNDSNDDGIGDLNGIKEKIPYLRKLGINYIWLTPIYQTPNIDNGYDIENYYKINPDYGTMSDFNNLLKEAKKYKINIMLDMVLNHTSTQHHWFKKALKGSKKYQNYYFFEKGKNNKPPTNWTSKFGGSAWEYIKKLDLWYLHLFSKQQADINWENKKLRAEVFKIVNFWLKKGVKGLRFDVINLISKPEKKNWKNDLKYNDGKKFYTDGKNINFYLKELNKKTFSNYENVFTVGELSSTNLKHFANYSNPKNKELDMGFIFYHLKTDYIDNHKWSYAPTKDFKKFKEVIETWQLYQQKHNSWIANFLSNHDQPRHISRFGNDKIYHYQSATCFAVLYIFLRGTPFIYYGEEIGQTNLYNTKIEEFNDIETTNAYKKLRSENKTDDQILKIINQKSRDNGRSPFAWNNKKYYGFSETRPWLKYKNIYNITLENDLKNKNSIFKFYQEILRLRQQNKTFKLGKIKFIETNNDNIFIYERYDDQKNYQIILNLSDKKQNYKIKENIKIIINNHEKLNFNFLNPYQAIIVEC; from the coding sequence ATGAAAAAAGAAGACCTAGTTGTTTATGAAATATATGTAAAATCTTTTAACGATAGCAACGATGATGGAATTGGCGATTTAAATGGAATAAAAGAAAAAATACCTTATTTAAGAAAATTAGGTATAAATTATATTTGATTAACACCAATTTATCAAACACCAAATATTGATAATGGTTATGATATTGAAAATTATTATAAAATAAATCCTGATTATGGAACAATGTCTGATTTTAATAATCTTTTAAAAGAGGCAAAAAAGTACAAAATAAATATTATGCTTGATATGGTTTTGAATCATACATCAACACAACACCATTGATTCAAAAAGGCTCTTAAAGGATCAAAAAAATATCAAAATTATTACTTTTTTGAAAAAGGTAAAAATAATAAACCACCAACAAATTGAACATCAAAATTTGGCGGAAGTGCTTGAGAGTATATAAAAAAATTAGATTTATGATATTTACATTTATTTTCAAAGCAGCAAGCTGATATTAATTGAGAAAATAAAAAATTACGTGCAGAAGTATTTAAAATTGTAAATTTTTGATTAAAAAAAGGTGTAAAAGGATTAAGATTTGATGTAATAAATCTTATTTCCAAACCAGAAAAGAAAAATTGAAAAAATGATCTTAAATATAATGATGGAAAAAAATTTTATACAGATGGAAAAAATATTAATTTTTATTTAAAAGAATTAAATAAAAAAACATTTTCTAATTATGAAAATGTTTTTACAGTAGGAGAACTTTCATCTACTAATTTAAAGCATTTTGCAAACTATTCTAATCCAAAAAATAAAGAATTAGATATGGGATTTATTTTTTATCATTTAAAAACAGATTATATTGATAATCATAAATGATCATATGCACCTACAAAGGATTTTAAAAAATTTAAAGAAGTAATTGAAACTTGACAATTATATCAACAAAAACATAATAGTTGAATTGCTAATTTTTTATCAAATCACGATCAACCAAGACATATATCTAGATTTGGTAATGATAAAATTTATCATTACCAATCAGCTACTTGTTTTGCAGTTCTTTATATTTTTTTAAGAGGTACTCCTTTTATTTACTATGGAGAAGAAATTGGACAAACAAATCTATATAATACAAAAATTGAAGAATTTAATGATATTGAAACAACAAATGCATATAAAAAACTTCGATCAGAAAACAAAACAGATGATCAAATTTTAAAAATAATAAATCAAAAATCACGAGATAATGGAAGAAGTCCTTTTGCTTGAAATAATAAAAAATACTATGGTTTTTCTGAAACAAGACCATGATTAAAATATAAAAATATCTATAATATAACTTTAGAAAATGATTTAAAAAATAAAAATTCAATTTTTAAATTTTATCAAGAAATTCTTAGATTAAGACAACAAAATAAAACTTTTAAATTAGGAAAAATTAAATTTATTGAAACAAACAATGATAATATTTTTATTTATGAGAGATATGATGATCAAAAAAATTATCAAATTATTTTAAATTTAAGTGATAAAAAACAAAATTATAAAATAAAAGAAAATATCAAAATTATTATAAACAACCACGAAAAATTAAATTTTAATTTTTTAAATCCCTATCAAGCAATTATTGTAGAATGCTAG
- a CDS encoding PTS transporter subunit EIIC, which yields MPSNQKKKQYDIDAQKIVLLLGENNIISASHCQTRLRLVLKDPTIVDIKAIDKLDSVKGTFTQSGQFQIIIGTDVGDFYKIFLKYAKITNATKEETKIAAKKQANKFQKVMSVFSEIFIPLIPVIVAGGLILAFRNLLELDWTGEGGSAINNSNFAKNLDDWLWLPAQAVFWYLPVHVVWSMFQRANKPGALGITIGIMLIAPGTLVNMYSVSDALGNIYIQSFYYDQSHNIYINLDAIPNGTEYYIVTGGVYSPDQILAFNNIHNLVDFTGIDPNDPNKEEMINILNQAGLTSSYEVKTIFQAIDALDASYFTSYWPLAISYIGQIIPALLVGWFGVWFYDLIERHTIPSVRYVWPPFITILVIQIVALGIIGPIGAIIGWAISVSFEWAFTQPIAKYFFGPLFGLLYPVLVITGLHQTLNAVMLQLTTTNANFIFPMLALSNMAQGAAVFAVVYMLRKDAKMREQGNAAAITCWLGVTEPAMYGVNLRFMFPFVAAMLGSALASMFDVAFGITANGIGMGGILGFLNVNNSSLNAEWAAWIVYILIMIGTVIWTFFLTILFSKKSHWFAKLSTEGWNDYLKDVEENLEKNTENIERYKYRNTFIEEKQKHYKKFEKLLKEETKLKVEQFEIKDNIKKIKKTKENQKDLKETKNKYNNNKKIISEKIKEMDKLSKLQKKENKKEEKQDKKK from the coding sequence ATGCCATCAAATCAAAAGAAAAAACAATATGATATTGATGCACAAAAGATAGTTTTATTATTAGGGGAAAATAATATAATATCGGCTTCTCATTGCCAAACAAGATTACGACTTGTTTTAAAGGATCCAACAATAGTCGATATTAAAGCAATTGATAAATTAGATTCTGTAAAAGGAACTTTTACACAATCTGGACAATTTCAAATAATAATTGGAACCGATGTTGGTGATTTTTATAAAATATTTTTAAAATATGCAAAAATAACAAATGCAACAAAAGAAGAAACAAAAATTGCAGCAAAAAAACAAGCAAATAAATTTCAAAAAGTAATGTCAGTATTTTCAGAAATTTTTATTCCTTTAATTCCTGTTATTGTAGCTGGAGGATTAATTCTTGCATTTCGAAATTTACTTGAACTTGATTGAACTGGTGAGGGTGGATCAGCAATTAATAATAGTAATTTTGCTAAGAATTTAGATGATTGATTATGATTACCAGCACAAGCTGTATTTTGATATTTACCTGTTCATGTTGTTTGATCAATGTTTCAAAGAGCAAATAAACCAGGAGCCTTAGGAATAACAATTGGAATAATGTTAATTGCTCCAGGAACATTAGTTAATATGTATAGTGTTTCAGATGCCTTAGGAAATATATATATACAATCTTTTTATTATGATCAATCTCATAATATTTATATTAATTTAGATGCAATTCCAAATGGTACAGAATATTACATAGTTACAGGAGGAGTATATTCTCCTGATCAAATTCTTGCTTTTAATAATATTCATAATCTTGTAGATTTTACTGGAATTGATCCAAATGATCCCAATAAAGAAGAAATGATTAATATTTTAAATCAAGCAGGATTAACTAGTTCATATGAAGTAAAAACAATTTTTCAAGCGATCGATGCCCTAGATGCTTCTTATTTTACATCATATTGACCTCTTGCAATTTCATATATTGGTCAAATAATTCCAGCACTACTTGTTGGTTGATTTGGAGTTTGATTTTATGATTTAATTGAAAGACATACAATTCCCTCTGTAAGATATGTTTGACCACCCTTTATTACAATTCTTGTAATACAAATTGTTGCACTTGGAATAATTGGTCCAATTGGAGCAATTATTGGATGAGCAATATCCGTTAGTTTTGAATGAGCATTTACGCAACCTATTGCAAAATATTTCTTTGGACCATTATTCGGATTACTTTATCCTGTACTTGTTATTACAGGATTACATCAAACACTTAATGCTGTAATGTTGCAATTAACAACAACAAATGCAAATTTTATTTTTCCAATGCTTGCATTATCAAATATGGCTCAAGGAGCTGCTGTATTTGCTGTTGTTTATATGTTACGAAAAGATGCCAAAATGCGGGAGCAGGGAAATGCCGCTGCTATTACATGTTGACTTGGAGTAACAGAACCAGCAATGTATGGAGTAAATCTTAGATTTATGTTTCCTTTCGTAGCAGCAATGCTTGGATCTGCCCTTGCTTCAATGTTTGATGTCGCATTCGGAATAACTGCAAATGGAATTGGAATGGGAGGAATTTTAGGATTTTTAAATGTAAATAATAGTTCTTTAAATGCAGAATGAGCGGCATGAATAGTTTATATTTTAATTATGATCGGAACTGTTATTTGAACTTTTTTTCTTACAATTCTTTTTTCTAAAAAATCACATTGATTTGCAAAATTATCAACAGAAGGTTGAAATGATTATTTAAAAGATGTAGAAGAAAATCTAGAAAAAAATACAGAAAATATTGAGAGATATAAATATAGAAATACATTTATAGAAGAAAAACAAAAACATTACAAAAAATTTGAAAAACTTTTAAAAGAAGAAACAAAATTAAAAGTTGAACAATTTGAAATAAAAGATAATATCAAAAAAATAAAAAAAACAAAAGAAAATCAAAAAGATTTGAAAGAAACCAAAAATAAATATAATAATAATAAAAAAATAATTAGTGAAAAAATAAAAGAAATGGATAAATTAAGCAAATTACAAAAAAAGGAAAATAAAAAAGAAGAAAAGCAAGATAAAAAAAAATAA
- a CDS encoding MIP/aquaporin family protein: MDLNLGGIFLSEMLGTFFLILIGCGVNASVNLKKTYSNNSGWIVISFGWGMGVMIGAAVAFYSGGHLNPAVTLAMWAESTIDTGQAFVYFAGELVGAFLGALLVAFLFWDHFKETKDPKAVAGTFHTTPAIPRWYRNLATEMFATSALVLPLLALTEAGWDTLILGPLFAGLLVLGIGLTLGGLTGYAINPARDLMPRLVHQIVKIPNKGTSNWQYSWVPIIGPLMGSMLAVAFYELILVAI, translated from the coding sequence ATGGATTTAAATTTAGGAGGAATATTCCTATCAGAAATGTTAGGAACTTTCTTTTTGATATTAATAGGTTGTGGGGTAAACGCTAGTGTTAATCTTAAAAAAACCTATTCAAATAATTCTGGTTGAATTGTAATCAGTTTTGGATGAGGAATGGGAGTTATGATTGGAGCTGCCGTTGCCTTTTATTCTGGGGGACATTTAAACCCTGCTGTTACATTAGCAATGTGAGCGGAAAGTACAATAGATACTGGACAAGCTTTTGTATATTTTGCAGGAGAATTAGTTGGGGCATTTCTTGGTGCTTTATTAGTTGCTTTTTTATTTTGAGATCACTTCAAAGAAACAAAAGATCCAAAAGCAGTTGCTGGTACTTTTCACACTACACCAGCAATTCCAAGATGATATAGAAATCTTGCAACAGAAATGTTTGCAACATCTGCATTAGTTTTACCATTGTTAGCACTTACTGAAGCAGGATGAGATACATTAATACTAGGACCTTTATTTGCTGGTTTATTAGTTTTGGGAATCGGATTAACTCTTGGAGGATTAACTGGATATGCAATTAATCCAGCAAGAGACTTGATGCCAAGATTAGTTCATCAAATTGTTAAAATCCCAAATAAAGGAACAAGTAATTGACAATATTCATGAGTTCCAATTATAGGACCACTTATGGGATCAATGCTTGCTGTAGCTTTTTATGAATTAATCTTAGTAGCAATTTAA